Proteins from one Ipomoea triloba cultivar NCNSP0323 chromosome 1, ASM357664v1 genomic window:
- the LOC115997632 gene encoding uncharacterized protein LOC115997632 isoform X2, with translation MTPDRSRPQTAVAPPRTINVQKFAESRASELESLHSIIKNRLNNDFRSQRSKRRRTTGHDNRVTKSRHRKKRKVGNNDVDKTDSLENDKEAPRRVRRRTELRMNPNSGFLTSGDGTKRLRTHVWHAKRFTMAKLWGFYLPLGLQGRGRGSRALLKKLKDSVLVHDASYSSVIQLEGPEDMLMSILDNMIVPSPSQCENASQDILSGAICGNAMLHHYGVSFSSAIAPVTYMWQPRNVRGLNVKVSNVDECERQNRVDDFASSRRLWIFIHASAHKEGFEALQSACVQQMNASTCTVSCISLDDRVAKLEVIGSRTLQVLKKTLHPATCAEKSSLLKKCSVIGCDRESQLVKIFEEDQIPSFGVVSLTVVDPRAFTKEDIANAPDINALGMQAYKEHGIKGHGGLVENPKEECNLLSRQCLEFEESCDSSECMDLWHVDKELSPPVEESVLCMERHNQRIELFRIGDRISGASNTPNNMQFPTSCPLLLIKNYGQKSSIRRWSILLPLSWVKVFWISLITNGAHAIGLREKQWIACEAELPYFPSDFPDCNSYSCFMKMEAAVADEKVERNPPSMRPFGVPILPPWNSVHLALDKRSFVERNYQVQCKDFSTKERAKNSLVDYSDCRTCSPDADDHCHIPFVGFIARTSYILSQFLDKINGSHLLLFPKFPNRKECISNFIKDEKMVNEHSDKVIYRVNYGPKLCFVRVLLRAYSKGFFEGGAVVCAPHVDDILLWTQRSENSDRELQITESLVRSYFVQQDGKWECQLPTDPSSRDSYRLPIGFVTTGFVQGSKKPVALALCEAINLACLREDQWRVPSIKRRKEIYVLVRNLRSTAYRLAMANIILEQREEDIEYM, from the exons ATGACACCAGATAGAAGTAGACCTCAAACTGCGGTAGCACCACCTCGAACCATTAATGTGCAGAAATTTGCTGAATCTCGAGCATCTGAACTTGAGAGTCTTCACTCAATTATCAAGAACCGCTTAAACAATGATTTTCGGTCACAAAGAAGCAAGAGGAGAAGGACAACTGGGCATGACAATCGAGTAACAAAAAGCAGACATAGAAAGAAGCGGAAGGTAGGAAACAATGATGTGGACAAGACTGACAGTTTGGAGAATGATAAGGAGGCTCCCCGCCGTGTTCGTAGGAGAACTGAACTTAGGATGAATCCCAATAGTGGGTTTTTGACTTCAGGAGATGGGACAAAAAGACTTAGAACACATGTATGGCATGCAAAGCGTTTCACAATGGCAAAACTTTGGGGCTTTTACCTTCCCCTTGGTCTACAAGGCAG AGGAAGAGGCTCAAGGGCACTTTTGAAGAAACTGAAAGACAGTGTGCTTGTGCACGATGCAAGCTATTCTAGTGTCATACAGTTGGAGGGTCCAGAG GATATGTTGATGTCAATCCTAGACAACATGATTGTTCCTTCACCATCACAGTGTGAAAATGCTTCCCAGGACATACTCTCAGGTGCTATCTGTGGTAATGCTATG CTTCATCATTATGGAGTATCCTTCTCTTCTGCCATCGCCCCTGTTACCTATATGTGGCAACCTCGGAACGTCCGTGGGCTCAATGTTAAGGTCTCTAATGTAGACGAATGTGAGAGGCAAAACAGAGTTGATGACTTTGCTTCCTCTAGGCGGCTGTGGATTTTCATACATGCTTCAGCTCATAAAGAAGGGTTTGAGGCTTTACAGTCTGCCTGTGTACAACAG ATGAATGCCAGCACGTGCACAGTTAGTTGCATCTCCCTTGATGATCGGGTTGCAAAATTAGAAGTGATAGGATCTAGGACACTTCAGGTCCTTAAAAAGACATTACATCCTGCTACCTG TGCAGAAAAATCTTCCCTGCTCAAGAAGTGTTCTGTCATTGGCTGTGACAGAGAAAGTCAATTAGTGAAAATATTTGAGGAAGATCAAATTCCTTCTTTTGGAGTTGTTTCCCTTACCGTTGTTGATCCTCGTGCTTTTACCAAGGAAGATATTGCTAATGCTCCGGATATAAATGCTCTAGGAATGCAAGCTTATAAAGAACATGGAATAAAAGGACATGGTGGTTTGGTGGAAAACCCTAAAGAGGAATGCAATTTACTTTCACGTCAATGCTTAGAATTTGAAGAAAGTTGTGACTCATCTGAGTGCATGGATTTGTGGCATGTTGACAAAGAATTAAGTCCTCCTGTAGAGGAAAGTGTTCTTTGCATGGAGAGACACAATCAGCGAATTGAGTTGTTCCGGATTGGTGATAGAATTTCTGGGGCATCAAATACTCCAAATAATATGCAGTTTCCAACATCATGTCCACTTCTGCTAATAAAAAATTACGGGCAGAAATCTTCTATCAGAAG GTGGTCTATCCTTCTCCCACTAAGTTGGGTCAAGGTCTTTTGGATTAGTCTCATCACCAATGGTGCTCATGCAATTGGTCTCAGAGAGAAGCAATGGATTGCATGTGAA GCTGAGTTGCCATACTTTCCTTCCGACTTTCCTGACTGCAATTCATATTCATGTTTTATGAAAATGGAAGCAGCTGTTGCTGATGAAAAGGTGGAGAGAAATCCTCCTTCCATGAGACCCTTTGGAGTTCCAATTCTACCTCCATGGAACAGTGTCCACCTTGCTCTTGACAAAAGATCATTTGTAGAAAGAAATTATCAAGTGCAATGTAAAGACTTCAGTACAAAAGAAAGGGCAAAAAACAGCTTAGTGGATTACAGTGATTGTAGAACATGCAGCCCAGATGCAGATGATCATTGTCATATTCCGTTTGTGGGGTTTATAGCAAGGACATCCTACATTTTGAGTCAGTTTTTGGATAAAATCAATGGAAGTCATTTGCTTTTGTTTCCTAAATTTCCAAATAGGAAGGAGTGTATTTCTAACTtcattaaagatgaaaaaatggTGAATGAGCACTCAGATAAGGTCATCTATCGTGTAAATTATGGACCAAAATTGTGTTTCGTAAGAGTATTGTTGCGTGCCTACAGCAAAGGTTTTTTTGAAGGAGGAGCAGTGGTTTGTGCACCTCATGTTGATGATATATTGTTGTGGACACAGAG ATCCGAAAATTCTGACAGAGAACTTCAAATAACTGAATCTTTGGTGAGATCATACTTTGTGCAGCAAGATGGAAAATGGGAATGTCAACTCCCTACTGACCCTTCATCCAGAGACTCTTATAGGCTGCCAATTGGTTTTGTTACAACGGGATTTGTACAAGGAAG CAAAAAACCTGTTGCATTGGCGCTTTGTGAGGCAATCAATCTTGCTTGTCTTAGAGAGGATCAATGGAGGGTTCCATCCATTAAGCGGAGGAAGGAAATCTATGTATTGGTTAGGAATTTGAGGTCCACTGCATATAGACTTGCCATGGCTAATATAATCTTGGAACAAAGAGAAGAAGATATTGAGTACATGTAA
- the LOC115997632 gene encoding uncharacterized protein LOC115997632 isoform X1, translating to MTPDRSRPQTAVAPPRTINVQKFAESRASELESLHSIIKNRLNNDFRSQRSKRRRTTGHDNRVTKSRHRKKRKVGNNDVDKTDSLENDKEAPRRVRRRTELRMNPNSGFLTSGDGTKRLRTHVWHAKRFTMAKLWGFYLPLGLQGRGRGSRALLKKLKDSVLVHDASYSSVIQLEGPEDMLMSILDNMIVPSPSQCENASQDILSGAICGNAMLHHYGVSFSSAIAPVTYMWQPRNVRGLNVKVSNVDECERQNRVDDFASSRRLWIFIHASAHKEGFEALQSACVQQMNASTCTVSCISLDDRVAKLEVIGSRTLQVLKKTLHPATCSAEKSSLLKKCSVIGCDRESQLVKIFEEDQIPSFGVVSLTVVDPRAFTKEDIANAPDINALGMQAYKEHGIKGHGGLVENPKEECNLLSRQCLEFEESCDSSECMDLWHVDKELSPPVEESVLCMERHNQRIELFRIGDRISGASNTPNNMQFPTSCPLLLIKNYGQKSSIRRWSILLPLSWVKVFWISLITNGAHAIGLREKQWIACEAELPYFPSDFPDCNSYSCFMKMEAAVADEKVERNPPSMRPFGVPILPPWNSVHLALDKRSFVERNYQVQCKDFSTKERAKNSLVDYSDCRTCSPDADDHCHIPFVGFIARTSYILSQFLDKINGSHLLLFPKFPNRKECISNFIKDEKMVNEHSDKVIYRVNYGPKLCFVRVLLRAYSKGFFEGGAVVCAPHVDDILLWTQRSENSDRELQITESLVRSYFVQQDGKWECQLPTDPSSRDSYRLPIGFVTTGFVQGSKKPVALALCEAINLACLREDQWRVPSIKRRKEIYVLVRNLRSTAYRLAMANIILEQREEDIEYM from the exons ATGACACCAGATAGAAGTAGACCTCAAACTGCGGTAGCACCACCTCGAACCATTAATGTGCAGAAATTTGCTGAATCTCGAGCATCTGAACTTGAGAGTCTTCACTCAATTATCAAGAACCGCTTAAACAATGATTTTCGGTCACAAAGAAGCAAGAGGAGAAGGACAACTGGGCATGACAATCGAGTAACAAAAAGCAGACATAGAAAGAAGCGGAAGGTAGGAAACAATGATGTGGACAAGACTGACAGTTTGGAGAATGATAAGGAGGCTCCCCGCCGTGTTCGTAGGAGAACTGAACTTAGGATGAATCCCAATAGTGGGTTTTTGACTTCAGGAGATGGGACAAAAAGACTTAGAACACATGTATGGCATGCAAAGCGTTTCACAATGGCAAAACTTTGGGGCTTTTACCTTCCCCTTGGTCTACAAGGCAG AGGAAGAGGCTCAAGGGCACTTTTGAAGAAACTGAAAGACAGTGTGCTTGTGCACGATGCAAGCTATTCTAGTGTCATACAGTTGGAGGGTCCAGAG GATATGTTGATGTCAATCCTAGACAACATGATTGTTCCTTCACCATCACAGTGTGAAAATGCTTCCCAGGACATACTCTCAGGTGCTATCTGTGGTAATGCTATG CTTCATCATTATGGAGTATCCTTCTCTTCTGCCATCGCCCCTGTTACCTATATGTGGCAACCTCGGAACGTCCGTGGGCTCAATGTTAAGGTCTCTAATGTAGACGAATGTGAGAGGCAAAACAGAGTTGATGACTTTGCTTCCTCTAGGCGGCTGTGGATTTTCATACATGCTTCAGCTCATAAAGAAGGGTTTGAGGCTTTACAGTCTGCCTGTGTACAACAG ATGAATGCCAGCACGTGCACAGTTAGTTGCATCTCCCTTGATGATCGGGTTGCAAAATTAGAAGTGATAGGATCTAGGACACTTCAGGTCCTTAAAAAGACATTACATCCTGCTACCTG CAGTGCAGAAAAATCTTCCCTGCTCAAGAAGTGTTCTGTCATTGGCTGTGACAGAGAAAGTCAATTAGTGAAAATATTTGAGGAAGATCAAATTCCTTCTTTTGGAGTTGTTTCCCTTACCGTTGTTGATCCTCGTGCTTTTACCAAGGAAGATATTGCTAATGCTCCGGATATAAATGCTCTAGGAATGCAAGCTTATAAAGAACATGGAATAAAAGGACATGGTGGTTTGGTGGAAAACCCTAAAGAGGAATGCAATTTACTTTCACGTCAATGCTTAGAATTTGAAGAAAGTTGTGACTCATCTGAGTGCATGGATTTGTGGCATGTTGACAAAGAATTAAGTCCTCCTGTAGAGGAAAGTGTTCTTTGCATGGAGAGACACAATCAGCGAATTGAGTTGTTCCGGATTGGTGATAGAATTTCTGGGGCATCAAATACTCCAAATAATATGCAGTTTCCAACATCATGTCCACTTCTGCTAATAAAAAATTACGGGCAGAAATCTTCTATCAGAAG GTGGTCTATCCTTCTCCCACTAAGTTGGGTCAAGGTCTTTTGGATTAGTCTCATCACCAATGGTGCTCATGCAATTGGTCTCAGAGAGAAGCAATGGATTGCATGTGAA GCTGAGTTGCCATACTTTCCTTCCGACTTTCCTGACTGCAATTCATATTCATGTTTTATGAAAATGGAAGCAGCTGTTGCTGATGAAAAGGTGGAGAGAAATCCTCCTTCCATGAGACCCTTTGGAGTTCCAATTCTACCTCCATGGAACAGTGTCCACCTTGCTCTTGACAAAAGATCATTTGTAGAAAGAAATTATCAAGTGCAATGTAAAGACTTCAGTACAAAAGAAAGGGCAAAAAACAGCTTAGTGGATTACAGTGATTGTAGAACATGCAGCCCAGATGCAGATGATCATTGTCATATTCCGTTTGTGGGGTTTATAGCAAGGACATCCTACATTTTGAGTCAGTTTTTGGATAAAATCAATGGAAGTCATTTGCTTTTGTTTCCTAAATTTCCAAATAGGAAGGAGTGTATTTCTAACTtcattaaagatgaaaaaatggTGAATGAGCACTCAGATAAGGTCATCTATCGTGTAAATTATGGACCAAAATTGTGTTTCGTAAGAGTATTGTTGCGTGCCTACAGCAAAGGTTTTTTTGAAGGAGGAGCAGTGGTTTGTGCACCTCATGTTGATGATATATTGTTGTGGACACAGAG ATCCGAAAATTCTGACAGAGAACTTCAAATAACTGAATCTTTGGTGAGATCATACTTTGTGCAGCAAGATGGAAAATGGGAATGTCAACTCCCTACTGACCCTTCATCCAGAGACTCTTATAGGCTGCCAATTGGTTTTGTTACAACGGGATTTGTACAAGGAAG CAAAAAACCTGTTGCATTGGCGCTTTGTGAGGCAATCAATCTTGCTTGTCTTAGAGAGGATCAATGGAGGGTTCCATCCATTAAGCGGAGGAAGGAAATCTATGTATTGGTTAGGAATTTGAGGTCCACTGCATATAGACTTGCCATGGCTAATATAATCTTGGAACAAAGAGAAGAAGATATTGAGTACATGTAA